In the Colius striatus isolate bColStr4 chromosome W, bColStr4.1.hap1, whole genome shotgun sequence genome, one interval contains:
- the LOC104563368 gene encoding ubiquitin-conjugating enzyme E2 Z — protein sequence MAENPAAEEAAPAAVLAAAGSGGTSAGPGGGGAGSPGVFIPAELWAAAGFGAATQGAGVAPGSGGAPIAAAAAAALLTHSAFWDPTVSGDWDSERPSPACLLRIKRDIMSIYKEPPPGMFVVPDPHDMTKIHTLITGPFDTPYEGGFFLFLFRCPPDYPIHPPRVKLMTTGNNTVRFNPNFYRNGKVCLSILGTWTGPAWSPAQSISSVLISIQSLMTENPYHNEPGFEQERHPGDSKNYNECIRHETIRVAVCDMLEGKCPCPEPLRGVMEKSFMEYYDFYEGVCKERLYLQGQIMQDPFGEKRGHFDYQSLLVRLQGIRQKVQEKHQQENTEIDSESSSSETETDTQSCSKA from the exons ATGGCGGAGAATCCGGCGGCCGAGGAGGCGGCCCCCGCCGCGGTTCtggcggcggcgggcagcggcggcacCTCGGCCGGcccgggcggcggcggagcgggcAGCCCCGGCGTCTTCATCCCTGCTGAGTTGTGGGCGGCGGCGGGCTTCGGCGCTGCGACGCAGGGCGCCGGCGTCGCCCCGGGGAGCGGTGGGGCCCCCATCGCGGCGGCCGCGGCAGCCGCGCTCCTCACGCACTCCGCCTTCTGGGACCCCACGGTCAGCGGCGACTGGGATAGCGAACGGCCCAGCCCGGCCTGCCTCCTGCGGATCAAACG GGACATCATGTCTATTTACAAGGAACCACCCCCGGGAATGTTTGTTGTGCCTGATCCCCATGACATGACCAAG attcATACATTGATCACAGGCCCATTTGACACGCCTTATGAAGGGGGTTTCTTCTTGTTCCTGTTTCGCTGTCCTCCAGATTATCCCATCCACCCACCAAGGGTCAAACTGATGACAACGGGAAATAACACAGTGAGGTTTAACCCCAACTTCTACCGCAATGGGAAAGTCTGCCTGAGTATTCTAGG CACCTGGACAGGGCCTGCGTGGAGCCCAGCACAGAGTATCTCTTCAGTCCTCATCTCTATCCAGTCTCTGATGACTGAGAACCCCTATCACAATGAACCCGGCTTTGAGCAG GAGAGGCACCCTGGGGACAGCAAGAACTATAACGAGTGCATTCGGCATGAGACCATCCGAGTAGCAGTGTGTGACATGCTGGAAGGAAAGTGTCCCTGTCCTGAGCCCTTACG GGGTGTAATGGAGAAATCCTTCATGGAATACTATGACTTCTATGAAGGGGTGTGTAAAGAGAGACTTTATCTCCAAGGACAGATAATGCAG GATCCTTTTGGTGAAAAACGAGGCCACTTTGACTATCAGTCCCTATTGGTGCGCTTGCAAGGAATTCGTCAGAAGGTGCAAGAGAAACACCAGCAGGAGAATACAGAGATAGACTCTGAGAGCAGCTCCTctgagacagagacagacactcAAAGTTGCTCTAAAGCTTAG
- the LOC133628478 gene encoding vacuolar-sorting protein SNF8-like encodes MHRRGVGAGAIAKRKLAEAKYKERGTVLAEDQLTQMSKQLDMFKTNLEEFASKHKQEIRKNPEFRVQFQDMCATIGVDPLASGKGFWSEMLGVGDFYYELGVQIIEVCLALKHRNGGLITLEELHQQVLKGRGKFAQDVSQDDLLRAIKKLKVLGNGFVIIPVGGTYLIQSVPAELNMDHTVVLQLAEKKGYVTVSEIRSSLKWETERAKQVLEHLLKERMAWLDMQAAGEPQYWLPALFAELYSQEITLEEAKEAIP; translated from the exons ATGCACCGGCGGGGAGTGGGCGCGGGCGCTATCGCCAAGAGGAAGCTCGCGGAG GCAAAGTACAAGGAGCGAGGGACCGTCCTGGCTGAAGACCAGCTGACGCAG ATGTCTAAGCAGCTGGACATGTTTAAGACCAACTTAGAAGAGTTTGCCAGCAAACACAAGCAAGAGATCCGTAAAAACCCTGAGTTCCGGGTCCAGTTCCAGGACATGTGTGCAACCATCGGAGTGGATCCTTTGGCAT CTGGTAAGGGATTCTGGTCAGAGATGCTGGGAGTTGGAGACTTCTACTATGAACTAGGCGTGCAGATCATTGAAGTTTGCCTGGCTCTGAAACACAGGAATGGAG GTCTGATAACACTGGAAGAACTTCATCAGCAAGTGctgaagggaagggggaagTTTGCTCAGGATGTCAGCCA GGATGATCTCCTTCGTGCAATCAAGAAGCTGAAGGTCCTGGGGAATGGCTTTGTGATAATCCCTGTTGGTGGAACGTACCTGATCCAGTCGGTGCCAGCTGAACTGAACATGGATCACACTGTCgtcctgcagctggcagag AAGAAGGGCTATGTAACAGTCAGTGAGATCAGGTCCAGCCTGAAGTGGGAGACCGAACGCGCGAAGCAAGTACTG GAACACTTGCTGAAAGAAAGAATGGCCTGGCTGGATatgcaggcagcaggagaacCTCAGTACTGGCTGCCtgctctctttgcagagctgtacTCTCAGGAAATCACTCTAGAGGAAGCCAAGGAAGCAATACCTTGA